A window from Methanobrevibacter sp. encodes these proteins:
- a CDS encoding protein translocase SEC61 complex subunit gamma — protein MNVQEDFNKFIKDAKRVLKVSRKPDSNEYIDLAKISALGVVVIGGIGYLIVVLGYLIGL, from the coding sequence ATGAATGTACAAGAAGATTTTAACAAGTTTATTAAAGATGCAAAAAGAGTATTAAAAGTATCAAGAAAACCTGATTCAAATGAATATATCGATTTAGCTAAAATTTCAGCTCTTGGGGTTGTAGTTATTGGCGGTATCGGTTATCTTATTGTTGTTTTAGGTTATTTAATTGGTTTATAA